Proteins co-encoded in one Candidatus Polarisedimenticolaceae bacterium genomic window:
- a CDS encoding serine hydrolase: MKRVACSFLSVVTLLTLFAFSAIAQTLPPRVAGDAEIRKILADRVDAEHQGVGIVVGVIEPAGRRVVAYGTLDAGDSRPLNGDTLFEIGSTTKVFTSLLLADMVSKGEVALTDPVSNFLPEGVKMPERNGRKITLVDLATHTSGLPRLPSNLAPRDTSNPYADYTVRQLYDFLSGYRLSRDVGSQYEYSNLGAGLLGHVLALHVGQDYETLVRTRICGPLGMKDTSVTLSDAMKKRLAVGHDAQRKPVPNWDIPTLAGAGALHSSANDLLTFLADNLGYQTTPLAPAMAIMLATRRPTGVSSMEIALGWHVTKTGDTEIVWHNGGTGGSRSWIGFDQKNRTGVVILANMFTNAGVDDIGQHLLVPSAPLVHAPREHAIAKVDPAVVARYVGRYQLAPNFILSITREGDQLFAQATGQPRLEIFPEGQQDYFFKAVDAQITFETDANNRATGLVLHQSGDHRATRIQE, from the coding sequence ATGAAACGAGTCGCGTGTTCCTTCCTGAGTGTGGTCACCCTCCTCACACTCTTCGCCTTTTCAGCCATCGCACAGACGTTGCCGCCTCGCGTAGCCGGTGACGCGGAGATCCGGAAGATCCTCGCCGACCGCGTCGACGCGGAGCACCAGGGCGTCGGCATCGTCGTCGGCGTGATCGAACCGGCCGGCCGCAGGGTGGTTGCCTACGGAACGCTCGACGCCGGCGACTCGCGGCCACTCAACGGCGACACACTGTTCGAGATCGGTTCGACCACGAAGGTGTTCACCTCCCTTCTCCTCGCCGACATGGTGTCGAAGGGCGAGGTGGCCCTGACCGACCCGGTGTCGAACTTCCTGCCGGAAGGAGTGAAGATGCCGGAGCGCAATGGGCGGAAGATCACGCTCGTGGACCTGGCCACTCATACGTCCGGCCTGCCGCGACTGCCGTCGAACCTCGCGCCGAGGGATACTTCGAATCCCTACGCGGACTACACGGTCCGGCAGCTTTACGATTTCCTCTCTGGCTACCGCCTCTCGCGCGACGTCGGATCTCAGTACGAGTACTCGAATCTGGGTGCTGGCCTCCTCGGTCACGTTCTCGCGCTGCACGTGGGCCAGGACTACGAGACGCTCGTCCGGACGCGCATCTGCGGTCCGCTCGGCATGAAGGACACATCCGTCACCCTCTCCGATGCGATGAAGAAACGTCTCGCTGTCGGGCACGACGCGCAGAGGAAACCTGTTCCGAACTGGGACATACCGACGCTAGCTGGAGCCGGTGCTCTCCACTCCAGTGCGAACGACCTCCTGACCTTCCTCGCCGACAACCTGGGCTACCAGACGACGCCGCTCGCGCCCGCGATGGCCATCATGCTCGCGACGCGACGGCCGACTGGCGTGTCGTCGATGGAGATCGCTCTCGGCTGGCACGTCACAAAGACCGGCGATACCGAAATTGTCTGGCACAACGGCGGCACGGGCGGCTCGCGCTCATGGATCGGCTTCGATCAAAAGAACCGGACCGGCGTCGTCATCCTCGCCAACATGTTCACGAACGCTGGAGTGGATGACATCGGCCAGCATCTGCTCGTCCCGAGCGCGCCTCTTGTGCACGCGCCAAGAGAGCACGCAATCGCGAAGGTCGATCCCGCGGTCGTTGCCCGTTATGTGGGACGCTATCAGCTCGCTCCGAACTTCATCCTGAGCATCACGCGCGAGGGGGATCAACTCTTCGCCCAAGCCACGGGACAGCCGCGATTGGAGATCTTTCCGGAAGGCCAGCAGGACTACTTCTTCAAAGCCGTGGATGCGCAGATCACCTTCGAAACGGACGCGAACAACCGGGCGACGGGGCTGGTCTTGCACCAAAGCGGGGATCACCGCGCCACTAGGATTCAAGAGTGA
- a CDS encoding Hsp20/alpha crystallin family protein, which yields MRLVRLDPVREYLARNQEIDPAAVGNNHAPRVKESVDTWAPPVDIFETQEQLVIRAEVPGVRKDDMDVQIENGVLTLHGRRERDTDVQEESAYRLERVYGAFTRSFSLPTTVDAARIAATYKDGVLEVIVPKAEMAKPKRVEINAA from the coding sequence ATGAGACTCGTTCGCTTGGATCCGGTACGCGAGTACCTCGCAAGAAACCAGGAGATCGACCCTGCCGCCGTCGGCAACAACCACGCTCCGCGTGTCAAAGAGTCAGTTGATACGTGGGCCCCGCCCGTCGACATCTTCGAAACCCAAGAACAACTCGTCATTCGTGCCGAGGTCCCGGGCGTCCGGAAGGACGACATGGACGTCCAGATCGAGAACGGCGTGCTGACCCTCCACGGGCGGCGCGAGCGCGACACCGATGTCCAAGAAGAGAGCGCGTACAGGCTGGAGAGGGTGTATGGGGCGTTCACCCGGAGCTTCTCGCTTCCCACCACGGTCGATGCCGCGAGGATCGCCGCGACCTACAAGGACGGCGTGCTCGAGGTGATCGTGCCCAAGGCCGAGATGGCGAAGCCCAAGCGGGTCGAGATCAACGCCGCCTGA
- a CDS encoding antibiotic biosynthesis monooxygenase: MSFGRNVQFTVKAGKVDEFKRLMNTDVLPVMKKEKGFRQIVTVVEKNTGLSLSVWDDRACAETYNTKTFPEVLKKLNAVLEGTPTVHMYETVLALTPDVVHA; the protein is encoded by the coding sequence ATGAGTTTCGGTCGCAACGTTCAGTTCACGGTCAAGGCCGGCAAAGTCGACGAGTTCAAGCGTCTCATGAACACGGACGTCTTACCGGTCATGAAGAAGGAGAAGGGGTTCCGCCAGATCGTCACGGTCGTGGAGAAGAACACGGGCTTGAGCCTCTCGGTGTGGGACGATCGCGCCTGTGCTGAGACCTACAACACGAAGACCTTCCCCGAGGTCCTCAAGAAGCTCAACGCCGTCCTCGAAGGAACGCCGACCGTCCACATGTACGAGACGGTCCTCGCGCTGACCCCCGACGTCGTCCACGCCTGA
- a CDS encoding GIY-YIG nuclease family protein translates to MNGWHVYVLRCRDATLYTGVTVDVPRRLVEHEAGTGAKYTRSRLPVVLVYHEHQPSRSSALRREAELRRMGREAKLALIER, encoded by the coding sequence ATGAACGGCTGGCATGTCTACGTCCTGCGGTGTCGCGATGCCACGCTCTATACCGGTGTTACCGTCGATGTTCCAAGGCGCCTAGTTGAGCATGAGGCCGGGACCGGCGCGAAGTACACCCGCAGCCGGCTACCGGTCGTCCTCGTCTACCACGAGCATCAGCCCAGTCGCTCCAGCGCGCTCAGGCGCGAGGCGGAGCTGCGACGGATGGGACGTGAGGCCAAGCTCGCGTTGATCGAACGGTAG
- a CDS encoding MgtC/SapB family protein, which translates to MAIRSVIGLDRELRHKPAGLRTHGLVGLGAAAITLTSVQLSGAGDPGGVLRAVQGIITGIGFLGAGVILHPANQGSVLGLTTAASLWVVAQAAPDAR; encoded by the coding sequence GTGGCCATCAGAAGCGTGATTGGGCTCGATCGTGAGCTCCGCCACAAGCCGGCAGGGCTGCGGACGCACGGGCTCGTGGGTCTCGGGGCCGCGGCGATCACCTTGACGAGCGTCCAGCTTTCGGGCGCAGGCGATCCCGGCGGCGTGCTCAGGGCTGTGCAGGGGATCATCACCGGGATCGGGTTCCTCGGTGCGGGCGTCATTCTTCACCCCGCGAACCAGGGAAGCGTTCTCGGCTTGACGACCGCCGCAAGCCTCTGGGTCGTTGCTCAGGCCGCGCCTGATGCGCGCTAG
- a CDS encoding MopE-related protein, which produces MLITLGPSTFARELSIDDRVAAQRAIEQVYWSHRIWPTDNPGAKPRLSEVMSDTALRAKVDDALWKSQALETLWHRPITAAQLQAELDRMAAHSRDTRVLRELFDALGDDPFLIAETLARETLADRLLRNAYAADPLPPKSSFDAWWARQRGVSPVQVAPVKDAFTLPSILDAPACTQDTWSPTRLDVPDPRDSHTAVWTGSEMIVWGGSGSAFNTGGRYNPATDTWTATSTGANCPTARANHTAVWTGSEMVIWGGGPTATNTGGRYNPATDSWTATSTGTNCPAARTNQTAVWTGTQMIVWGGETTSGTALSTGGVYTASSDTWTATSTGTGVPSARIDHTAVWTGSVMIIWGGSTSSGVLNTGSRYTPGTNTWSATSTGTNVPAARASHTAVWTGTVMTVWGGSATSGPVNSGGNYNPSTNAWTATSTGTNVPSARYMQTAVWTGMEMIVWGGVTQDNAPGRYNPSTNTWSTGRTSAATPSARDGHTAVWTGTDMIVWGGIIGTGANDGGRYSPSSDTWTATSRGTVPNARVFASGVWTGAEMIVWGGNDPNGTTLNTGGRYTPATDAWTPTTTGNGCPSARHNHTAVWTGTRMIVWGGFSSSVYLQTGGRYDPGTDTWLSTSTGTNAPAGRYYHTAVWTGQRMIVWGGSNVGGVLNTGALYDPVADSWIPTSTGSGVPSARWFHTAIWTGTLMIVWGGGDFPHLNDGGRYDPASDSWTATSTGTGVPDPREEHTAVWTGTQMIVWGGIGGTLDLAMNTGGRYDPTTDTWQPTAAAPGAPSARANHVGEWTGHEMLVSYGGEGDRYDPSIDSWQPMASSSTTNARTLASGVWNGAQMIVWGGRFPGSLSLTATGGLYCACPNGVLVYRDADGDGYGAAGGAIGSCDGSVPAGYVLNDTDCDDTNPAVHPGATEVCNGIDDNCDGLIDNGLPTPSGRPTLLVSKAGTNADLSWNGEADATGYDAVTGNLSTLQSSLGNFTSSTTACIGNDLATTAAQDTAIPAPGDGLWYLVRAVNSCSGAGTYDDGSPSQHGGRDPAIDAAAAACP; this is translated from the coding sequence TTGCTCATCACATTGGGCCCGTCCACCTTCGCCCGAGAGCTCAGCATCGATGACCGTGTCGCCGCTCAGCGGGCGATCGAGCAGGTCTACTGGAGCCACCGCATCTGGCCGACTGACAACCCCGGCGCGAAGCCGCGCTTGTCGGAGGTGATGTCCGACACCGCGCTGCGCGCCAAAGTCGACGACGCACTTTGGAAGTCCCAGGCGCTGGAAACCCTGTGGCACCGTCCGATCACCGCCGCGCAGCTCCAGGCCGAGCTGGACCGAATGGCCGCTCACTCGCGCGACACGCGGGTCCTTCGCGAACTGTTCGACGCGCTCGGCGACGACCCATTCCTGATCGCGGAAACCCTGGCGCGAGAAACACTCGCGGACAGACTCCTGCGAAACGCCTACGCGGCAGATCCTCTTCCACCGAAATCATCGTTCGATGCCTGGTGGGCGCGGCAACGCGGCGTATCTCCCGTCCAGGTTGCGCCCGTGAAGGACGCCTTCACTCTGCCATCCATCCTCGACGCGCCCGCGTGCACGCAGGACACCTGGTCCCCTACCCGCCTCGACGTTCCGGACCCGCGCGACTCCCACACGGCCGTCTGGACCGGATCGGAGATGATCGTGTGGGGCGGAAGCGGATCGGCGTTCAACACCGGCGGACGCTACAACCCGGCGACCGACACGTGGACGGCGACGTCAACGGGGGCCAATTGCCCGACGGCCCGAGCCAATCACACGGCCGTATGGACAGGGTCGGAGATGGTGATCTGGGGCGGAGGGCCGACAGCGACGAACACGGGTGGTCGGTACAATCCGGCGACCGATTCCTGGACGGCCACTTCGACGGGCACCAACTGCCCGGCGGCCCGTACCAATCAGACCGCCGTCTGGACCGGCACTCAGATGATCGTTTGGGGCGGTGAGACCACTTCAGGCACCGCGCTGAGTACGGGAGGTGTGTACACCGCCTCGTCGGACACTTGGACGGCGACCTCGACGGGAACGGGTGTGCCGTCGGCGAGGATCGACCACACGGCCGTCTGGACGGGGTCCGTGATGATCATCTGGGGCGGCAGCACATCAAGCGGCGTCCTGAACACCGGGAGCCGCTACACGCCGGGAACGAATACCTGGTCCGCGACGTCGACGGGGACGAACGTCCCGGCGGCCCGCGCCAGTCACACCGCCGTGTGGACGGGGACGGTAATGACCGTGTGGGGAGGATCGGCCACCTCCGGTCCCGTGAACAGCGGCGGAAACTACAACCCGAGCACGAACGCGTGGACCGCGACGTCAACGGGGACGAACGTCCCTTCGGCCCGCTACATGCAGACCGCGGTATGGACCGGGATGGAGATGATCGTCTGGGGGGGCGTCACCCAGGACAACGCACCTGGCCGGTACAACCCTTCCACGAACACCTGGTCGACGGGCCGAACGAGCGCGGCGACGCCGTCCGCGCGTGATGGGCACACCGCGGTCTGGACGGGGACCGACATGATCGTCTGGGGAGGGATCATCGGCACCGGTGCGAACGACGGCGGGCGCTACTCCCCATCGTCCGACACCTGGACTGCGACTTCCCGCGGCACCGTTCCCAACGCTCGGGTCTTCGCGTCGGGCGTCTGGACCGGTGCGGAAATGATCGTCTGGGGCGGCAATGACCCCAACGGGACCACCCTCAATACCGGAGGTCGATACACACCTGCAACGGACGCCTGGACGCCGACCACCACCGGCAACGGCTGCCCTTCTGCTCGGCATAACCACACGGCCGTGTGGACTGGCACGAGGATGATCGTGTGGGGTGGTTTCAGCTCGAGCGTCTATCTGCAGACCGGGGGACGGTACGACCCGGGCACCGACACGTGGCTATCGACGTCTACGGGCACAAATGCCCCGGCTGGTCGTTACTACCACACTGCGGTCTGGACCGGTCAGCGAATGATCGTCTGGGGCGGCTCCAACGTCGGCGGAGTCTTGAATACGGGGGCGCTCTACGATCCGGTCGCCGACTCGTGGATCCCCACTTCGACGGGCTCGGGGGTGCCAAGCGCGCGCTGGTTCCACACCGCGATCTGGACCGGCACACTGATGATCGTGTGGGGTGGCGGGGACTTCCCTCACCTCAACGACGGTGGACGGTACGATCCGGCGTCGGACAGTTGGACCGCAACCTCGACCGGCACCGGCGTCCCTGACCCCCGAGAGGAGCACACGGCCGTATGGACCGGCACCCAGATGATCGTCTGGGGGGGAATCGGCGGCACACTCGATCTCGCGATGAACACGGGGGGCCGCTACGATCCGACGACCGACACCTGGCAACCGACCGCCGCGGCTCCAGGCGCGCCCTCCGCGCGGGCGAATCATGTCGGCGAATGGACAGGCCACGAGATGCTCGTCTCCTATGGCGGCGAAGGCGACAGGTACGACCCTTCGATCGATTCGTGGCAGCCAATGGCGAGCTCCTCGACCACCAACGCCAGAACTCTCGCGAGTGGGGTCTGGAACGGCGCGCAGATGATCGTCTGGGGAGGACGCTTCCCGGGCAGCCTCAGTCTGACGGCCACCGGAGGCCTCTATTGCGCTTGCCCAAACGGGGTTCTCGTTTATCGCGATGCCGACGGCGACGGCTATGGAGCTGCCGGGGGCGCGATCGGGTCGTGCGACGGTTCCGTGCCTGCCGGCTACGTGCTGAACGACACCGACTGCGATGACACGAACCCCGCCGTCCACCCCGGCGCGACCGAGGTCTGCAACGGTATCGACGACAACTGCGACGGCCTGATCGACAACGGCCTACCCACGCCCTCCGGTCGGCCCACGCTGCTGGTGTCCAAGGCGGGGACGAACGCCGATTTGTCCTGGAACGGTGAAGCCGACGCCACGGGATACGACGCGGTGACGGGAAACCTGTCGACGCTTCAAAGCTCGCTCGGAAATTTCACGTCCAGCACGACGGCCTGTATCGGGAACGACCTGGCCACGACCGCTGCGCAGGACACGGCGATTCCGGCACCCGGCGACGGCCTGTGGTATCTCGTGCGAGCGGTCAACTCGTGCAGCGGCGCAGGAACTTACGACGACGGATCGCCGAGTCAGCACGGCGGAAGAGATCCTGCGATCGATGCAGCCGCCGCTGCCTGCCCGTGA
- a CDS encoding archaeosortase/exosortase family protein, whose translation MHRPSDGVIRFCATFAGLQVVAQAGYYGFFLKSRLFPAYLHLLAESAAILLRLVGRTVTCEFDTLHGGFEMSIRTGCDGIQAIAILATAVLAFPSSWRRRAQGILAGVILLLGINILRIATLFVVGTDWPQHFQSFHVEVWPALLILCTALLWVAWASTLAAPRRLA comes from the coding sequence ATGCACCGGCCGAGCGATGGCGTCATTCGCTTTTGTGCGACGTTTGCGGGACTTCAGGTGGTCGCGCAAGCAGGTTATTACGGCTTCTTCTTGAAGAGCCGTCTCTTCCCAGCATATCTACATCTTCTTGCGGAGTCCGCGGCCATACTGCTGCGGCTCGTGGGACGGACTGTGACGTGTGAGTTCGACACGCTTCACGGTGGGTTCGAGATGTCGATCCGCACCGGCTGCGACGGCATCCAGGCCATCGCGATATTGGCAACGGCAGTCCTCGCGTTTCCATCTTCGTGGAGGCGACGCGCGCAAGGGATTCTCGCCGGCGTGATCCTGCTTCTGGGCATCAACATTCTCCGCATCGCGACACTCTTCGTCGTCGGGACCGACTGGCCGCAGCACTTCCAGTCCTTCCACGTCGAGGTTTGGCCCGCGCTGCTCATTCTCTGCACGGCGCTGCTATGGGTCGCCTGGGCTTCGACGCTTGCCGCACCGCGACGGCTGGCGTAG
- a CDS encoding RNA polymerase sigma factor: MPQLATTRDALYEEASAAHGAAIHRLARSYELDPDKQRDLLQEIHIAIWHSLAGFESQCSLRTWVYRVAHNVAASHVVRHTRMRLSRFVTLEEAATLADRTDNQEALERSDAVEQIHALIRELEPIERQVILLYLEGEDAASIGVITGISAGNVATRIHRIKKILASRFQHGERDGQ, translated from the coding sequence ATGCCTCAGCTCGCCACCACCCGGGACGCGCTCTACGAGGAAGCATCGGCCGCCCACGGCGCTGCGATTCATCGCCTCGCCCGCTCGTATGAGCTCGATCCGGACAAGCAACGCGACCTGCTCCAGGAGATCCACATCGCGATCTGGCACAGCCTCGCGGGGTTCGAGTCACAGTGCTCTCTCCGGACGTGGGTTTACCGCGTCGCGCACAACGTGGCGGCGTCGCACGTCGTCCGGCACACCCGGATGCGGTTGTCGCGATTCGTAACGCTCGAAGAGGCTGCAACGCTCGCCGACCGCACCGACAATCAGGAGGCGCTTGAGCGAAGCGATGCCGTCGAGCAGATCCACGCCCTTATCCGCGAACTGGAGCCGATCGAGCGGCAGGTGATCTTGCTCTATCTGGAGGGAGAGGATGCGGCGTCGATCGGCGTGATCACGGGCATTTCAGCGGGAAACGTGGCGACCCGCATTCATCGGATCAAGAAGATCCTGGCAAGCCGGTTCCAACACGGAGAACGCGATGGCCAATAG